One window from the genome of Treponema sp. OMZ 838 encodes:
- a CDS encoding type II toxin-antitoxin system VapB family antitoxin — MATNLAINEELLNTTYEIGGYSTKKETVNTALEEFIERQKSEELIQLFGKIEYHPSYNYKKMRSR; from the coding sequence GTGGCGACAAATCTTGCAATAAATGAAGAATTACTCAATACCACTTATGAAATCGGCGGGTACAGCACAAAAAAAGAAACGGTGAATACGGCGCTTGAAGAGTTTATTGAACGGCAAAAATCCGAAGAACTCATACAGCTGTTTGGAAAAATTGAATATCATCCTTCTTATAATTACAAGAAGATGAGATCGCGATGA
- the recA gene encoding recombinase RecA has product MAKTKSEINQVTNITDADEKLKALEAARLQIEKEFGQGSLMKLGTKTAASGIEVIPSGSILLDEALGIGGYPRGRIIEIFGPESSGKTTLALHVVAEAQKRGGIAAFVDAEHALDPQYAQKLGVNIDELWVAQPDAGEQALEITENLVRSGAVDVIVVDSVAALTPQAEIDGEMGDSHMGLQARLMSQALRKLTAIISRSKCILIFINQIRMKIGIAYGNPETTTGGNALKFYSSVRIEVRKGEVLGKDEDEAWGNKVRIKVVKNKVAPPFRKVELEILFGKGISPYGSLLDCAVKYELIDKKGAWYSYKEDKIGQGHDNAVKFLEDNPDVAIDLEKTLRAQLFPNQKYVSSFVKTDQAADSGTGEASAAAKTGASKAAASVKPGDTKVDKEADAQTAPAGKKSMLEKAALASGKTESLDTDSAAVSAAHKSKPGSAFDGDNELF; this is encoded by the coding sequence ATGGCAAAAACAAAATCAGAAATAAATCAGGTAACCAATATTACCGATGCCGACGAAAAGCTGAAAGCGTTGGAAGCAGCACGTCTACAAATCGAAAAAGAGTTCGGACAGGGTTCTTTGATGAAGCTCGGCACAAAAACGGCAGCAAGCGGTATCGAAGTAATCCCGTCGGGGAGTATCTTGCTTGACGAAGCGCTCGGTATCGGCGGCTATCCGCGCGGCAGAATTATCGAAATATTCGGTCCGGAGTCATCGGGAAAAACTACGCTTGCCCTCCATGTTGTCGCCGAAGCGCAAAAGCGGGGCGGTATTGCAGCGTTTGTGGATGCCGAACATGCCCTTGACCCGCAGTATGCGCAAAAACTCGGTGTCAATATCGACGAACTGTGGGTCGCCCAGCCCGATGCGGGAGAACAGGCTTTGGAAATCACCGAAAACCTCGTCCGATCGGGTGCGGTGGATGTCATCGTTGTAGACTCGGTAGCAGCTCTTACGCCGCAAGCGGAAATTGACGGCGAAATGGGCGATTCACACATGGGATTGCAAGCCCGGTTAATGAGTCAGGCGTTGCGGAAATTGACGGCGATTATCTCACGGTCAAAATGTATTCTCATCTTTATCAACCAAATCCGTATGAAAATCGGTATTGCGTACGGTAACCCGGAAACCACCACCGGCGGTAATGCGCTCAAATTCTATTCCTCGGTACGTATCGAAGTCCGTAAAGGCGAGGTGCTCGGCAAGGATGAGGATGAAGCATGGGGAAACAAGGTGCGCATCAAAGTGGTAAAGAATAAGGTCGCGCCGCCGTTCCGAAAGGTTGAGCTGGAAATCCTGTTCGGCAAGGGAATTTCTCCCTACGGCAGCTTGCTGGACTGCGCGGTAAAATACGAATTGATAGACAAAAAAGGCGCATGGTACTCGTATAAAGAAGATAAGATTGGACAAGGACATGACAACGCCGTAAAATTCTTGGAGGATAATCCCGATGTTGCAATCGATCTTGAAAAGACCTTGCGTGCTCAGCTGTTCCCCAACCAAAAATACGTGTCGAGTTTTGTAAAAACCGATCAAGCTGCCGATTCCGGCACCGGCGAAGCATCGGCTGCGGCAAAGACAGGGGCGTCAAAGGCGGCAGCTTCCGTAAAACCGGGAGATACAAAGGTTGATAAAGAAGCCGATGCTCAGACTGCTCCGGCAGGGAAAAAATCCATGCTCGAAAAAGCAGCTCTCGCTAGCGGCAAAACTGAAAGTTTGGATACCGATTCTGCAGCAGTATCCGCTGCACATAAATCAAAGCCGGGCAGCGCTTTTGACGGCGATAACGAGCTCTTTTAA
- the pth gene encoding aminoacyl-tRNA hydrolase produces MISLIAFLGNVGREYERTRHNAAWIAADRLSICRGISWQHKFRGLYGRFPAAVSGGQAVHALKPETYMNLSGESVGEAAQFFKIPPAEILVVHDELELPPAALSLKWSGGLGGHNGLRSIKAALGTPDFWRLRIGIGRPGRKKSSSADHPDIAGYVLSPFSQEEFTLLDAALPQLEPLFTALITERKEPQTLLSAWTKVPPCTSV; encoded by the coding sequence ATGATTTCGTTAATAGCATTTTTAGGAAATGTCGGGCGGGAGTATGAACGCACCCGGCATAACGCAGCGTGGATCGCTGCGGATCGTTTATCTATTTGCAGGGGAATTTCGTGGCAGCATAAATTCCGCGGCTTGTATGGGCGGTTTCCGGCAGCAGTGAGCGGGGGACAGGCTGTCCATGCTTTAAAGCCTGAAACCTATATGAATCTATCGGGCGAATCAGTAGGGGAGGCTGCCCAGTTTTTCAAAATCCCCCCGGCGGAAATACTTGTTGTGCATGATGAGCTTGAACTGCCCCCTGCTGCCTTGAGCCTCAAGTGGTCGGGAGGGCTCGGTGGACACAACGGGCTTCGCTCAATAAAGGCTGCACTGGGTACGCCGGACTTTTGGCGACTCAGGATCGGTATCGGGCGTCCCGGCAGAAAAAAAAGCAGCAGCGCCGATCATCCCGATATCGCAGGCTATGTGCTGTCTCCTTTTTCTCAAGAAGAATTCACCCTGCTGGATGCGGCACTGCCTCAGCTGGAACCGCTTTTTACCGCACTCATCACTGAACGGAAGGAGCCGCAAACGCTGCTTTCCGCATGGACGAAGGTACCGCCCTGCACATCAGTGTAA
- the dtd gene encoding D-aminoacyl-tRNA deacylase, translating to MRAVIQRVRSGSVAIEGFETQTIGKGFVILLGICPEDTEGDIDWLVKKIVQMRIFEDDEGKMNRALADVQGDILLVSQFTLFASTKKGNRPSFNAAAEPSIAIPLYECCIRKLSEALGKPIKTGQFGADMQVEIHNDGPVTIIIDTKVKE from the coding sequence ATGCGAGCAGTGATACAGCGGGTACGGTCGGGAAGCGTGGCAATTGAAGGCTTTGAAACGCAGACCATCGGCAAGGGCTTTGTGATTTTGCTCGGTATCTGTCCTGAAGATACTGAGGGCGATATAGATTGGTTGGTTAAGAAAATCGTACAGATGCGGATTTTCGAAGACGATGAGGGGAAGATGAACCGTGCCCTTGCGGATGTGCAGGGCGACATTTTATTGGTCAGTCAGTTCACCCTGTTTGCCAGTACCAAGAAAGGAAACCGCCCGTCCTTCAATGCAGCGGCGGAGCCTTCGATTGCAATCCCGCTCTATGAATGCTGTATCCGCAAACTGAGCGAAGCGCTTGGTAAGCCGATAAAAACCGGACAATTCGGAGCGGATATGCAGGTGGAAATTCACAATGACGGACCGGTTACGATCATAATCGACACGAAGGTAAAAGAATAA
- a CDS encoding M1 family metallopeptidase, which translates to MIKMNLNKTNILRGWATMAVLAIASLFMFTACPRSTDSVVPNEVPTVDKFTVNFSVDGEHGTLIAKVNDVAIGTGTKVEKDKKVSFTATPDKNYKVKEWRVGGSAVTGNTSSSYTHTVTKAVEVKVSFESLPVGQASYIVQHYKEKPEGGYSVVPSDTESLHDTAGATAVYTPKTFEGFNYNSSLTKINDSVQTSGTINADGSTVVKLYYERKTVNVTFKLNGGNVSGNTDDIIKTGKFGTAFTAPEPVKADAELKGWNPSLPSPTTFPAADTTYTAQWQITSGGGGKIFIKYNAENLTVRYKKNDRYELLLPNSEVSEGTLLRFRDKNIPAGQQVDKWMVNAKELDDDDYTVNAADAAIDGSNKVITVTYTTKPAAAVVIKFDESKVEVYKNGSGTLNNGATVYEGALLWFELLNPPEGQQVDKWKVNTKELDYDDYTVNTADASTEGSNKVITVTYTTKPAAAVVIKFDDSKIEVYKNGSGALNNGATVYEGASLWFELVNPPAGQQVDKWMVNAKELDDDEYTVNAADAVSEGSNKVITVTYTTKPAAAVVVKFDNSKIEVYKNGSGALNNGATVYEGASLWFEVKSLPTGQVFDKWKVNTKNISGNSYNVNIADAITEGSGKVITVTYTTKLSAGPVVIKFDPTLVQVEAPLSGMHGITTGQTIDAGTLLLVRPLVSSDIDIDKIFFNTKEYTYKPDNSYSLDINDAVQEGGNKVVRIGFTVKHPQVLTAQFTPAALIECRTVTGAPITSGYEGSAYLYAILKAKLSPGQVVKHWEVNGTKIPGSERQTILEGQANPAFAVEEGGKKVVKVNLVLE; encoded by the coding sequence ATGATAAAAATGAATCTGAATAAAACAAATATACTTAGAGGATGGGCAACAATGGCAGTACTGGCCATTGCCTCGTTGTTCATGTTTACGGCATGCCCGCGCTCGACAGACAGTGTGGTGCCCAATGAAGTGCCGACCGTGGATAAATTTACGGTAAATTTTAGTGTAGACGGCGAACACGGTACGCTTATTGCAAAGGTAAACGATGTAGCGATCGGAACCGGTACGAAGGTGGAGAAAGATAAAAAAGTAAGCTTTACGGCAACGCCTGATAAAAACTATAAAGTAAAGGAATGGAGGGTAGGTGGCTCTGCTGTTACAGGTAATACGTCAAGTTCTTATACGCACACCGTCACAAAGGCTGTAGAGGTCAAAGTCTCTTTTGAATCGCTTCCGGTAGGTCAAGCTTCTTATATAGTACAACACTATAAAGAAAAACCGGAAGGCGGCTATTCTGTAGTGCCATCGGATACTGAAAGTTTACACGACACTGCAGGAGCAACTGCTGTATACACTCCTAAAACTTTCGAAGGTTTTAACTACAATTCGTCGCTTACAAAAATAAACGATTCCGTACAGACAAGCGGGACAATAAACGCTGATGGCAGTACTGTTGTAAAACTCTATTACGAGCGCAAAACGGTAAACGTAACTTTTAAGCTTAACGGCGGAAACGTAAGCGGTAATACAGACGATATAATCAAAACAGGTAAATTCGGAACAGCATTTACTGCTCCGGAACCCGTCAAGGCGGATGCCGAGCTTAAAGGATGGAATCCCTCGTTGCCTTCACCTACAACATTTCCTGCGGCCGATACGACATATACGGCACAATGGCAGATTACGTCAGGCGGAGGTGGAAAAATCTTCATCAAGTATAATGCTGAGAACCTCACTGTCAGATACAAAAAAAACGATCGGTATGAATTATTGCTGCCGAATTCTGAAGTTTCTGAAGGTACGTTGTTACGCTTTCGAGATAAGAATATCCCTGCAGGACAGCAAGTTGATAAGTGGATGGTAAACGCAAAAGAACTCGACGATGATGACTACACGGTTAACGCTGCCGATGCAGCTATCGACGGTTCGAATAAAGTTATTACGGTAACGTACACCACTAAGCCTGCTGCCGCGGTTGTTATAAAGTTTGACGAAAGCAAGGTCGAAGTGTATAAAAACGGCAGCGGTACACTCAATAACGGGGCTACTGTTTACGAGGGCGCCTTACTTTGGTTTGAACTCTTAAATCCTCCTGAAGGACAGCAAGTTGATAAGTGGAAGGTAAACACAAAAGAACTCGACTACGATGACTACACGGTTAACACTGCCGATGCGAGTACCGAAGGTTCGAATAAAGTTATTACGGTAACCTACACCACTAAGCCTGCTGCCGCGGTTGTTATAAAGTTTGACGACAGCAAGATCGAAGTGTATAAAAACGGCAGCGGCGCACTCAATAACGGGGCTACTGTTTACGAGGGCGCCTCACTTTGGTTTGAACTTGTGAATCCGCCTGCAGGACAGCAAGTTGATAAGTGGATGGTAAACGCAAAAGAACTCGACGATGATGAGTACACGGTTAACGCTGCTGATGCAGTTAGCGAAGGTTCGAATAAAGTTATTACGGTAACGTATACCACTAAGCCCGCTGCTGCGGTTGTTGTAAAGTTTGACAACAGCAAGATCGAAGTGTATAAAAACGGCAGCGGCGCACTCAATAATGGGGCTACTGTTTACGAGGGCGCCTCACTTTGGTTCGAGGTTAAAAGTCTTCCTACCGGGCAGGTTTTCGACAAGTGGAAGGTAAACACAAAGAACATTAGCGGCAATAGCTATAACGTAAACATTGCCGATGCGATTACCGAAGGTTCGGGTAAGGTTATTACGGTAACCTATACAACCAAACTGTCAGCCGGTCCTGTTGTTATTAAATTCGATCCTACGCTTGTGCAGGTAGAGGCTCCGCTTTCCGGTATGCATGGCATAACGACCGGACAAACGATTGATGCAGGCACGCTGTTGCTTGTTCGTCCGCTGGTATCGAGCGATATAGATATAGATAAGATATTTTTTAACACAAAAGAGTATACGTATAAACCCGATAACAGCTATTCGCTTGATATAAACGATGCAGTCCAAGAGGGCGGCAACAAGGTTGTCCGCATCGGTTTTACCGTTAAACATCCGCAAGTACTGACTGCGCAATTTACCCCTGCTGCATTAATCGAGTGTAGAACCGTTACCGGTGCACCAATCACTTCGGGCTATGAAGGCTCTGCCTATTTGTATGCGATACTGAAGGCCAAATTATCACCCGGTCAAGTGGTAAAGCATTGGGAAGTCAACGGTACAAAAATTCCCGGCTCCGAAAGACAGACAATACTTGAAGGGCAGGCAAACCCCGCTTTTGCTGTGGAAGAAGGGGGTAAAAAAGTCGTTAAAGTCAATCTTGTTTTGGAATAG
- a CDS encoding alpha-2-macroglobulin yields the protein MKHINLFSYILTRNVKNKKMKRIPIAAALCLAAMFIFAAMNLTGCADKRQTAADSGTEEFVTAISPTNIGRLAPIAVSFACDVICEPEQALQFSPRQTGTWELQDSKTVVFTPSAPYPSSRKIILSADCAKLFGKETAQGTYRHVFLADTPSYEVVLDTLTLNQDEDAYSLSGSITTDIPVTADTIRHCVSAKSGGFWGSSCPMQWEQGSSGKVWKFFIQNIGIKKRSRSLSVSWQGRKLGLSKKQDAAFAGTKSFDIPAKDEFSIIDINTSKKNTILVSFSGLLDSSQDIRDFVSTHNEYGARSDDVNVSVRGNVLTIYDDSNWRNIRTIRISNGIKSSNGIYLAAARTITLSDNWELPSVRFMTDGTILPSSQGTVLPVETRNVNGLLIQAFAIYDYNIVQFLQVNELDGTDELYRVGEPVWTQNVSFEWDDSMQNKYIPRGIDVSALTKKYPHGMFQIRISFRKKNIKYRIPSDADEAFASLPQPPDMIEADLPPDEKSFWNYWEDLDYDERDTYWSNKNNPYHPAFYIPRFNSKNLIKRNILISDVGIMAKKTTSGKLYASVADIKTAQPISGAEITYYSYVGSKNAELRSDKNGSAVLEDASKAVFIAASYKGQTSYLKIGAGTGLSVSHFETGGEKTVGGVKGFIYGERGVWRPGDPLYLTFVLQDLQKTLPADIPVSFELSDPLGRVTESRLLTHSVNGFYPVETKTAAGAVTGLWQAKVKIGGQEWTRPLRIETVVPNRLSVKLEPEKKMLTGGKNAFTLSGAWLHGAPTPNYNADVAVFFTSAPDNFGYSDFSFTNPSVEMELGRSTIWEGTLNSASKATFSEHFTIGADDPVPGKLQAHFVSRIFEPSGAFSTEQSAFPYSPYSRYVGLRLPKGDAARGMLLTDVQHTADVLLIDQAGKPVPSGELSYTIHKLDWKWWWEKDALTDATYVSSNSSYEIVRGSVPVTNGKGSFQFEIKYPSWGRYLVTVSDGRRGHSAAKIVYIDWPGWAGRAQENGSGSAAMVALITDKRQYSTGETASVSFASSAGNRALVTVEKNGEIIKQDWLETAKDTTVYKLKLTEAMAPNVYVHITVLQQHLQTANSLPIRLYGIVPVMVDNPATKLTPVITAPAVYAPNEKAVISVSEQNGKPMTFTLAVVDEGLLGLTNYHGPELRREFYKKEASQLSSWDLYQYVMNAYSGKLETLLAIGGSEDLVDNRERGSNRFKPVVQYLGPFTIAAGEKKQLSFDMPEYVGAVRAIAVAGFNGAYGIAEKTVPVKADLMIQAALPRTLGVNERIEVPVTVFNGTDSAQNAKITLNTKGAIPSFAGEKLVKVPASSDMTVTFTVKTEAAGTADFTAAVKTDKGFAQSVTPVEVQARGIPVTYRTPFTLKPSEKTIVSVQSPGEVSSTTLSMELSSIPALNLASRLDYLIRYPHGCIEQITSGGFPQLYLADFAQLSPQEKTRIQKHIQSVIERYPQYQTASGAFAYWPGNSAPSAWGSSYALHFLTEAEKQGYAVPDSIKKPLTSWLASSAAEWESYSEDSAEIQAYRLFSLALAGSPNIGAMNRLKNERLDASAALLLAAAYSLTGRDDTAEDVFADALGALTKQETSYRYTGGSFGSSTRIQALYLMVCTLLQDDVKAAKAAREVASVLSSDDWCSTQETAWLLFSLLPYYKNRDAASCSYTVTANGALRQGQLKNASIIEALPAGTADKQTIEVTNTGKAILYGILTAEGMSIPGTEQRQNENIDLDVRYTDSDGDRISPADLKVGDSFVIKISVDNQMAKKIENIALTFPIPTCWEISNDRIALDSSDGSDSFAYQDIRDDVVYTYFDLARRDSVTYKFYATVAYKGEYFIPAIHAQAMYDNSIRAVVPGLKVSF from the coding sequence ATGAAACATATCAATCTTTTTTCCTACATACTGACAAGAAACGTCAAAAACAAAAAAATGAAACGTATACCCATTGCCGCAGCGCTGTGTCTCGCTGCAATGTTTATATTCGCAGCTATGAACCTTACCGGATGCGCCGATAAGCGGCAAACGGCTGCGGACAGCGGAACGGAGGAATTCGTTACGGCGATTTCTCCGACCAATATCGGAAGGCTTGCTCCTATTGCTGTCAGCTTTGCCTGCGATGTTATCTGCGAACCTGAACAGGCTTTGCAGTTTTCTCCCCGGCAGACGGGGACATGGGAACTCCAAGATAGTAAAACGGTTGTGTTTACGCCGTCAGCTCCCTACCCTTCCAGCCGTAAAATCATCTTATCCGCAGACTGTGCAAAGCTGTTCGGGAAGGAGACGGCGCAGGGTACATACCGCCATGTGTTTTTAGCAGACACCCCTTCCTATGAGGTCGTGCTGGATACGTTAACACTGAATCAAGATGAGGATGCTTATTCGCTCAGCGGCAGTATCACTACAGACATTCCCGTTACCGCGGATACCATCCGGCACTGTGTTTCGGCAAAGTCAGGAGGCTTTTGGGGAAGCTCCTGCCCAATGCAATGGGAACAGGGTTCATCGGGAAAGGTGTGGAAATTTTTTATCCAAAATATCGGTATTAAGAAACGGTCGCGGAGCTTATCGGTTTCGTGGCAGGGGCGGAAGCTCGGTTTGTCGAAAAAACAGGATGCGGCATTTGCAGGCACAAAATCATTCGATATTCCGGCAAAAGACGAATTTTCCATCATCGATATCAATACTTCAAAAAAGAATACCATACTGGTGAGTTTTTCAGGGCTGCTCGATTCTTCTCAGGATATACGGGATTTTGTTTCAACACATAATGAGTACGGCGCACGGAGCGATGATGTTAATGTATCCGTCAGAGGTAACGTACTGACAATTTATGACGATTCAAATTGGCGGAATATCAGAACTATCCGCATTTCAAACGGGATTAAAAGCTCGAACGGTATCTACCTTGCCGCAGCGCGGACTATCACTCTTTCGGATAATTGGGAACTGCCGTCCGTGCGTTTTATGACCGACGGAACTATTTTACCGTCCTCGCAGGGTACGGTACTGCCGGTTGAAACACGAAACGTGAACGGACTTTTAATACAAGCCTTTGCCATTTATGATTACAACATTGTTCAATTCTTGCAGGTAAACGAATTGGACGGCACCGATGAACTGTACCGTGTGGGTGAGCCGGTGTGGACGCAAAATGTTTCATTCGAGTGGGACGATTCAATGCAGAATAAATACATTCCGCGCGGAATTGATGTGTCGGCGCTCACAAAAAAATATCCTCATGGGATGTTTCAAATACGCATCTCATTCAGAAAAAAGAATATCAAATACCGTATTCCCTCCGATGCCGATGAAGCGTTTGCTTCGCTGCCGCAACCTCCCGATATGATCGAAGCGGATTTGCCGCCCGACGAAAAGAGTTTCTGGAATTATTGGGAAGATTTGGATTATGATGAGCGGGATACCTATTGGTCAAATAAAAATAATCCCTATCATCCGGCTTTTTACATTCCGCGTTTCAATAGTAAGAATTTGATAAAGCGGAATATTCTTATCTCGGATGTCGGCATTATGGCGAAAAAGACAACGAGTGGAAAACTGTACGCCAGCGTTGCCGATATCAAAACGGCGCAGCCTATCAGCGGGGCGGAAATTACCTACTATTCGTATGTCGGCTCCAAAAATGCCGAACTCCGATCGGATAAAAACGGCTCCGCAGTACTGGAAGACGCTTCCAAAGCAGTATTCATCGCGGCAAGCTACAAGGGGCAGACTTCATATTTGAAAATTGGAGCCGGAACAGGATTGAGCGTCAGTCATTTTGAAACCGGGGGCGAAAAAACCGTAGGCGGCGTAAAGGGATTTATTTACGGAGAGCGCGGCGTATGGCGGCCGGGTGATCCGCTCTATCTTACCTTTGTGCTGCAGGATTTACAGAAAACCCTCCCCGCGGATATTCCAGTCTCTTTTGAACTTTCAGACCCGCTCGGACGGGTAACGGAGTCGCGCCTCCTAACACATTCGGTAAACGGCTTTTATCCGGTGGAAACAAAAACCGCCGCGGGCGCGGTAACCGGTCTCTGGCAAGCAAAGGTAAAAATCGGCGGACAGGAATGGACTCGGCCGCTCCGCATTGAAACGGTCGTCCCGAACCGCCTGTCGGTTAAACTGGAACCTGAGAAAAAAATGCTTACCGGCGGCAAAAATGCTTTCACGCTTTCGGGGGCATGGCTGCACGGTGCGCCGACGCCCAATTACAACGCAGACGTTGCCGTATTCTTTACCTCTGCGCCGGATAATTTCGGTTATTCCGATTTCAGCTTTACCAATCCGTCGGTAGAAATGGAACTAGGCCGCTCAACCATTTGGGAAGGAACACTGAATAGCGCCTCAAAGGCAACATTCAGCGAGCATTTCACCATCGGCGCAGATGATCCCGTACCGGGAAAACTACAGGCGCATTTTGTCAGCCGCATCTTTGAACCGTCGGGAGCCTTTTCTACCGAACAAAGCGCTTTCCCGTATTCGCCGTACAGCCGCTATGTCGGTCTGCGGCTGCCGAAAGGAGATGCCGCACGGGGAATGCTTTTAACCGATGTTCAACATACCGCCGATGTACTGCTGATAGACCAAGCCGGTAAGCCGGTTCCTTCCGGCGAACTGTCATATACGATTCATAAATTGGATTGGAAATGGTGGTGGGAAAAAGACGCCCTCACCGACGCAACGTATGTCTCCAGCAACTCGTCTTATGAAATTGTACGCGGCTCGGTACCCGTTACAAACGGAAAAGGGAGCTTTCAGTTTGAAATAAAATATCCTTCATGGGGACGGTACCTCGTTACGGTTTCCGACGGGCGGCGCGGACACAGTGCGGCAAAAATCGTGTATATCGACTGGCCGGGCTGGGCGGGACGCGCTCAAGAAAACGGTTCGGGCAGCGCGGCAATGGTTGCGCTCATCACCGACAAACGGCAGTATAGCACGGGCGAAACCGCTTCTGTTTCGTTTGCCTCAAGCGCCGGAAACAGAGCGCTCGTTACGGTAGAAAAGAACGGCGAAATTATCAAACAGGATTGGCTTGAAACCGCCAAAGATACCACGGTGTATAAACTGAAATTGACGGAAGCGATGGCGCCGAATGTGTACGTGCATATCACGGTATTGCAGCAACACTTGCAAACGGCGAACAGTTTACCGATCCGCCTTTACGGTATCGTACCGGTGATGGTCGATAATCCCGCCACAAAACTCACTCCGGTGATTACCGCTCCGGCCGTCTATGCGCCCAACGAAAAAGCGGTTATCTCCGTATCCGAACAAAACGGAAAACCGATGACATTCACGCTGGCTGTTGTCGATGAAGGGCTTTTGGGATTAACGAACTATCACGGGCCGGAGCTGAGACGCGAATTCTATAAGAAAGAAGCGTCGCAACTTTCAAGCTGGGATTTATATCAGTATGTTATGAACGCCTACAGCGGAAAGCTTGAAACGCTGCTCGCAATCGGCGGTTCCGAAGACCTTGTCGATAACCGCGAACGGGGCAGCAATCGGTTTAAACCGGTGGTGCAATACCTCGGCCCCTTTACGATCGCCGCCGGTGAAAAGAAGCAGCTTTCGTTCGATATGCCTGAGTATGTCGGAGCCGTGCGGGCGATTGCGGTTGCAGGCTTTAACGGCGCTTACGGTATTGCGGAAAAGACCGTTCCCGTAAAGGCCGACCTTATGATACAGGCAGCGCTTCCCCGCACACTCGGCGTCAACGAACGGATTGAGGTACCCGTTACGGTATTCAACGGAACCGATTCCGCACAAAATGCAAAAATCACCTTGAATACAAAAGGCGCCATTCCGTCTTTTGCCGGAGAAAAACTCGTAAAGGTTCCTGCTTCTTCGGATATGACTGTTACGTTCACGGTAAAAACGGAAGCGGCCGGTACTGCCGACTTCACTGCCGCCGTAAAAACGGACAAAGGTTTTGCACAGTCGGTAACGCCGGTAGAGGTGCAAGCGCGCGGTATTCCCGTTACCTACCGTACGCCGTTTACCCTGAAACCTTCGGAGAAAACGATTGTGAGCGTGCAAAGTCCGGGAGAAGTCAGTTCGACAACACTTTCGATGGAGCTTTCTTCCATACCCGCGCTCAATTTAGCAAGCAGGCTTGACTATCTGATTCGGTATCCGCACGGATGTATCGAACAGATTACCTCCGGCGGCTTCCCGCAGCTGTATCTTGCAGACTTTGCACAGCTTTCGCCGCAGGAAAAGACGCGCATTCAAAAGCATATCCAATCGGTTATCGAACGGTATCCTCAGTATCAAACCGCATCGGGAGCTTTCGCATACTGGCCGGGCAACAGCGCGCCGTCCGCATGGGGTTCGAGCTATGCGCTCCACTTCTTAACGGAGGCAGAGAAGCAGGGCTATGCGGTACCCGATTCGATTAAAAAACCGCTGACCTCTTGGCTTGCTTCTTCCGCGGCGGAATGGGAATCCTATAGTGAAGATTCGGCTGAAATACAGGCATACCGGCTCTTCTCGCTTGCGCTTGCAGGCAGCCCGAATATCGGCGCAATGAACCGGTTGAAAAATGAACGCCTTGATGCTTCCGCTGCACTGCTGCTTGCTGCTGCATACTCGCTTACAGGCAGGGATGACACGGCGGAAGACGTATTTGCAGATGCATTGGGCGCGTTGACTAAACAGGAGACATCCTACCGGTATACCGGCGGCTCTTTCGGTTCGTCCACCCGCATACAGGCGCTCTATTTGATGGTATGTACACTGCTGCAGGATGATGTAAAGGCAGCGAAAGCAGCCCGCGAAGTTGCATCCGTACTTTCCTCCGATGATTGGTGCAGCACGCAAGAGACCGCATGGCTCCTATTCTCGCTTTTACCCTATTACAAAAACCGCGATGCAGCCTCGTGCAGCTATACCGTTACGGCGAACGGCGCGTTGCGGCAGGGACAGCTTAAAAACGCCTCGATTATCGAAGCCTTGCCTGCGGGAACAGCGGACAAGCAGACCATCGAAGTAACGAACACCGGAAAAGCGATTCTCTACGGCATTTTAACCGCAGAAGGTATGTCCATACCGGGAACGGAACAGCGGCAGAATGAAAATATCGACCTTGATGTCCGGTATACCGATTCCGACGGCGACAGGATTTCTCCTGCGGATTTAAAGGTAGGCGATTCATTTGTCATCAAAATAAGCGTCGATAACCAGATGGCAAAAAAGATTGAAAATATCGCGCTGACGTTCCCCATCCCAACCTGTTGGGAAATCAGCAACGATCGGATAGCCTTGGACAGCAGCGACGGTTCGGATTCTTTTGCCTATCAGGATATCAGAGACGACGTCGTATATACCTACTTTGATTTAGCGCGTAGGGATTCGGTAACCTACAAGTTCTATGCAACGGTTGCCTATAAAGGAGAATACTTTATACCGGCTATCCATGCGCAAGCGATGTACGATAATTCGATTAGGGCGGTGGTGCCGGGTCTCAAAGTGTCCTTTTGA